In Planctomycetia bacterium, one DNA window encodes the following:
- the pheS gene encoding phenylalanine--tRNA ligase subunit alpha, protein MDLPDLKNLLATIESDARAAIAAAATIDALRAAESKISKGPLADALKSIKQIAPDQRGPAGQAINATKNAVAELFAAAMARLREADVAGERRTAADFDPTLPPPLTPRGSLHPVTAVQREVERIFTGLGFAVVGGPEMETDFYNFEALNIPPMHPARDAQDTFWLTNGWLLRTHTSPCQVRAMKRFGPPIRVIAPGRCFRYEAIDASHENTFHQLEGLLIDKDISVAHLIAFMKLLLREVFQRDVKVRLRPGFFPFVEPGFELDMSCAICNGTAVRPDGEPCATCKRSGWVEILPCGMVHPNVLRHGGIDPHEYTGFAFGLGLTRLAMMKYGIADIRILNSGDLRGIVHPERLKGPSLIRQG, encoded by the coding sequence ATGGACCTTCCTGACCTGAAAAACCTTCTCGCGACGATCGAATCCGACGCTCGGGCGGCCATCGCCGCCGCCGCCACCATCGACGCATTGCGCGCCGCGGAATCGAAGATCAGCAAAGGCCCGCTCGCCGACGCCCTGAAATCCATCAAACAGATCGCGCCCGACCAGCGCGGCCCGGCCGGCCAGGCCATCAACGCCACCAAGAACGCCGTCGCAGAACTGTTCGCCGCCGCCATGGCCCGGCTGCGCGAAGCCGACGTCGCCGGCGAGCGCAGGACCGCCGCCGACTTCGACCCGACTCTGCCGCCGCCGCTCACCCCGCGCGGCAGCCTCCACCCCGTCACGGCCGTGCAGCGCGAAGTCGAGCGCATCTTCACCGGCCTGGGCTTCGCCGTCGTCGGCGGGCCGGAGATGGAGACTGATTTCTACAATTTCGAAGCGCTCAACATCCCCCCCATGCACCCGGCCCGCGATGCACAGGACACCTTCTGGCTCACCAACGGCTGGCTCCTGCGCACCCACACCAGCCCCTGCCAGGTCCGCGCCATGAAACGCTTCGGCCCGCCGATCCGCGTCATCGCCCCCGGCCGCTGCTTTCGTTACGAAGCCATTGACGCCTCGCACGAAAACACGTTTCACCAGCTTGAGGGATTGTTGATCGACAAGGACATCTCCGTCGCACACCTCATCGCCTTCATGAAGCTGCTGCTGCGAGAAGTCTTTCAACGTGATGTGAAAGTCCGCCTGCGGCCCGGCTTCTTCCCCTTCGTCGAACCCGGTTTTGAACTCGACATGTCCTGCGCCATCTGCAACGGGACGGCCGTCCGCCCCGACGGCGAACCCTGCGCCACGTGCAAGCGCAGCGGCTGGGTGGAGATTCTCCCCTGCGGCATGGTCCACCCCAACGTGCTGCGCCACGGCGGCATCGACCCGCACGAATACACCGGCTTCGCCTTCGGCCTGGGCCTGACGAGGCTGGCGATGATGAAGTACGGCATTGCAGACATTCGTATATTAAATAGCGGTGACCTGCGCGGGATCGTTCACCCCGAACGGCTCAAAGGTCCTTCGCTGATCAGGCAGGGATAA
- the acs gene encoding acetate--CoA ligase — translation MSDPTIESIQTDSQLYPPPSAFAAAAHIKSPAEYEALYRRSMEDPESFWAEVASGSHFFKKWDRVLDWSPPFAKWFVGGTTNVSYNCLDLQVARGRGEHVALLWEGEPCDEAGTPRDVRRLTYAQLLRDVSRFANGLKKLGVKKGDRVTIYMPMVPELVVAVLACARIGAPHSVIFGGFSAQAIVDRVEDAQSHVVITAGGGWRRGAVVPLKNAVDEACKLTPLIRKVVVLNHCGEGVAMQSGRDIWWHDAIADVPDECPAEPLDSEHMLFLLYTSGSTGKPKGILHTTAGYMVYTAYTARLVFDLKPDDIYWCTADIGWITGHSYIIYGPLQNGVTCVLYEGAPNFPDWDRFWAVIARHKVTKFYTAPTAIRAFMRQGTHHPAKHDLSSVKLLGTVGEPINPAAWTWYHENIGRGKCPIVDTWWQTETGGILIAPVPGATPTKPGSATRPLPGIDPAIMDKDGTVQGPNAGGFLVIRKPWPGMLRGVYGDEERFRKQYWSEIPGMYFTGDGARCDADGYFWIMGRVDDVIKVSGHRLGTAEIESALVSHPKVAEAAVVGFPDDLTGEAIAAFVTLKGGNAPSDALKEELKQHVVTQVGAIARPKDIRFTDALPKTRSGKIMRRLLRELATKGRVEGDTTTLEDFNVIAKLREEE, via the coding sequence ATGTCCGACCCGACGATTGAGTCAATCCAGACCGATTCCCAACTGTATCCACCGCCGTCGGCGTTCGCGGCCGCGGCGCACATCAAGTCGCCGGCCGAGTACGAGGCGCTGTATCGCCGGTCGATGGAGGATCCCGAGTCGTTCTGGGCCGAGGTGGCGTCTGGCTCGCACTTCTTCAAAAAGTGGGATCGCGTGCTGGACTGGTCCCCGCCGTTTGCCAAGTGGTTCGTCGGGGGCACGACGAACGTATCATACAATTGTCTCGATTTGCAGGTGGCCCGCGGGCGCGGCGAGCACGTCGCCCTGCTGTGGGAGGGCGAGCCGTGCGACGAGGCGGGCACGCCGCGCGACGTGCGGCGTCTCACCTACGCCCAGTTGCTGCGCGACGTCAGCCGATTCGCCAATGGATTGAAAAAGCTCGGCGTCAAGAAAGGCGACCGCGTCACGATCTACATGCCGATGGTTCCGGAGCTGGTCGTGGCCGTGCTGGCCTGCGCGCGGATCGGCGCGCCGCACTCGGTGATCTTCGGCGGTTTCTCGGCGCAGGCGATTGTCGATCGCGTCGAGGATGCGCAGTCGCACGTGGTCATCACCGCAGGGGGCGGCTGGCGGCGTGGCGCAGTTGTGCCGCTCAAGAACGCCGTGGATGAAGCGTGCAAGCTGACGCCGCTGATCAGGAAGGTCGTTGTGCTGAACCATTGCGGCGAGGGCGTCGCCATGCAGTCCGGCCGCGACATCTGGTGGCACGATGCCATCGCCGACGTGCCCGACGAATGCCCGGCCGAGCCGCTCGACAGCGAGCACATGCTGTTTCTGCTGTACACGAGCGGCAGCACCGGCAAGCCCAAGGGCATCCTGCACACGACGGCGGGCTACATGGTGTACACGGCCTACACGGCGCGGCTGGTTTTTGATCTCAAGCCCGACGACATCTACTGGTGCACGGCGGATATCGGCTGGATCACGGGGCACAGCTACATCATTTACGGTCCGTTGCAGAACGGCGTGACGTGCGTCCTGTACGAAGGCGCGCCGAACTTCCCCGACTGGGATCGCTTCTGGGCCGTCATCGCCCGGCACAAGGTGACAAAGTTCTACACCGCTCCGACGGCCATTCGCGCTTTCATGCGGCAGGGCACGCATCACCCGGCGAAGCACGATCTGTCGAGCGTGAAGCTGCTGGGCACGGTCGGCGAGCCGATCAACCCGGCCGCGTGGACCTGGTATCACGAGAACATCGGCCGCGGCAAGTGCCCCATTGTTGACACCTGGTGGCAGACCGAGACGGGCGGCATCCTGATCGCGCCGGTGCCCGGGGCGACGCCGACCAAGCCCGGATCGGCGACGCGCCCGCTGCCGGGGATCGATCCGGCGATCATGGACAAGGACGGCACCGTGCAGGGGCCGAACGCCGGCGGGTTTCTCGTGATCCGCAAACCTTGGCCGGGCATGTTGCGTGGCGTGTACGGCGACGAAGAACGCTTCCGCAAGCAGTACTGGTCGGAGATCCCCGGCATGTACTTCACCGGCGACGGCGCCCGCTGCGACGCCGACGGGTACTTCTGGATCATGGGTCGCGTCGATGACGTGATCAAGGTGTCGGGTCATCGCCTTGGCACCGCCGAGATTGAATCGGCGCTGGTGAGCCATCCGAAGGTGGCCGAGGCGGCCGTGGTGGGCTTCCCCGACGATCTTACCGGCGAGGCCATCGCGGCGTTCGTGACGCTCAAGGGCGGCAACGCGCCGAGCGACGCGTTGAAGGAGGAATTGAAGCAGCACGTCGTGACGCAAGTCGGCGCAATTGCCCGGCCGAAGGATATTCGCTTCACCGACGCTTTGCCCAAGACGCGCAGCGGGAAGATCATGCGGCGGCTGCTGCGCGAGCTGGCGACCAAGGGCCGCGTCGAGGGCGACACGACGACGCTGGAGGATTTCAACGTGATCGCGAAGCTACGAGAAGAGGAATAG
- a CDS encoding SEC-C domain-containing protein, protein MFQEMLRGIEDKVTNIIFKVRLTEETAARDHSRNATTRHAESTNLGFAGQADADRDAAMKAQGQEQKVEQIRRDQPKVGRNDPCPCGSGKKYKACHGKGAK, encoded by the coding sequence ATGTTCCAGGAAATGCTTCGTGGCATCGAGGACAAGGTCACCAACATCATCTTCAAGGTGCGGTTGACCGAGGAGACCGCCGCGCGGGACCACTCCCGCAACGCCACGACACGCCACGCCGAGTCCACCAACCTCGGCTTCGCCGGCCAGGCCGATGCCGACCGCGATGCCGCGATGAAGGCACAAGGCCAGGAGCAGAAGGTCGAGCAGATTCGCCGGGACCAGCCGAAGGTCGGGCGCAACGACCCCTGCCCGTGCGGCAGCGGAAAGAAGTACAAGGCCTGTCACGGCAAGGGAGCGAAGTAA
- a CDS encoding diadenylate cyclase, protein MDFFRFISDRLPRLVWTDFVELFVIGLVVFWIARFLKGTRGARLLRGFLLLLVGGTLVLNLVANIFDLERIKTIYPFFVGGLFASALVAFQPELRRALIRLGAASFFAEASGSLDRTIDEVTEAVETLAKRGIGAIIAFQRSNELGAMIDAGCKLDSELTRELLVTIFWPGSPLHDMGVVIGQGRILAAAVQFPLTDSDDVAPSLGSRHRAAIGLTNETDAIVVVVSEETKTISLVERGEMVRPLTPEQLRAQLRERLGRPPEPPRENEAET, encoded by the coding sequence TTGGATTTTTTTCGGTTCATCTCGGATCGCCTGCCGCGCCTGGTGTGGACGGACTTCGTTGAGTTGTTCGTCATCGGGCTGGTGGTGTTCTGGATCGCGCGATTCCTGAAAGGGACGCGCGGAGCGCGTCTGCTTCGCGGATTTCTGCTGTTACTGGTCGGCGGAACGCTGGTATTGAACCTCGTGGCGAACATTTTTGATCTGGAGCGCATCAAGACGATTTATCCGTTCTTTGTCGGCGGGTTGTTCGCCAGCGCACTCGTGGCGTTTCAACCGGAGCTGCGCCGGGCGCTCATTCGGCTGGGCGCGGCGAGTTTCTTCGCCGAGGCATCGGGGAGCCTGGATCGAACGATTGACGAGGTGACGGAGGCGGTGGAGACGCTGGCGAAGCGCGGCATCGGCGCGATCATCGCGTTTCAGCGATCGAATGAGCTCGGTGCGATGATCGACGCGGGCTGCAAGCTGGACTCGGAATTGACGCGTGAACTGCTGGTGACGATCTTCTGGCCTGGCTCGCCGTTGCACGACATGGGCGTGGTCATCGGTCAGGGTCGCATTCTCGCGGCGGCGGTTCAGTTTCCGCTGACCGATTCAGACGACGTGGCGCCGTCGCTCGGCTCGCGGCATCGGGCGGCCATCGGCCTGACGAACGAAACGGACGCGATCGTGGTGGTCGTCAGTGAGGAGACGAAGACGATCAGTCTTGTGGAGCGCGGCGAGATGGTGCGTCCGTTGACGCCGGAGCAGCTTCGTGCGCAACTGCGCGAGCGACTGGGTCGTCCGCCCGAACCGCCGCGCGAGAACGAGGCCGAGACGTAA
- a CDS encoding D-glycerate dehydrogenase has product MRHPLFVGGTRPVSSPRVLITRPIPDAGLALLRAAKLDYHLPDSPPDHDRLFQLVAHHDAVIGQLADRFDAPLIAAASSRCRIIATCSVGTDHIDLDAARAAGIHVTNTPGVLTEATADLTWALLLATARRITEAERLARSGTWQGWEMMQMLGADVHGRMLGIVGAGRIGTAVARRSIGFSMTVLYTAREDKPAMAALGARRVPLETLLAGSDFVSLHCPLTDETRHLLNRSALERMRPGSVLINTARGPIVDESALIDLLRERRIAAAGFDVYEHEPRIPPELIALENVVLLPHIGSATVTTRNRMAEMAAEDVIAVLGGKPPLRPVC; this is encoded by the coding sequence ATGCGGCATCCTCTCTTCGTTGGAGGTACTCGACCCGTGTCGTCCCCGCGCGTGCTCATTACCCGTCCGATCCCCGACGCCGGTCTCGCGCTGCTCCGCGCCGCGAAGCTCGACTATCACCTGCCCGATTCGCCGCCCGATCACGATCGCCTCTTCCAACTCGTCGCCCATCACGACGCCGTCATCGGCCAATTGGCCGATCGATTTGATGCCCCGTTGATCGCCGCCGCGTCGTCCCGTTGCCGGATCATCGCCACCTGCTCGGTCGGCACCGACCACATCGACCTCGACGCCGCCCGGGCCGCAGGCATCCACGTCACGAACACCCCCGGTGTCCTCACCGAGGCCACCGCCGATCTCACCTGGGCCCTTCTCCTCGCCACCGCCCGACGCATCACCGAAGCCGAGCGACTCGCGCGATCCGGCACCTGGCAAGGCTGGGAGATGATGCAGATGCTCGGCGCCGATGTTCACGGTCGCATGCTCGGTATCGTCGGCGCGGGCCGGATCGGCACGGCCGTCGCGCGACGCTCGATCGGGTTCTCCATGACCGTGCTTTACACAGCCCGCGAAGACAAGCCCGCGATGGCGGCGCTCGGCGCGCGACGCGTGCCGCTCGAGACACTGCTAGCCGGGAGTGATTTTGTTTCGCTCCACTGCCCATTGACCGACGAAACGCGCCATCTGCTGAATCGCTCCGCCCTGGAGCGCATGCGTCCGGGGAGCGTTCTCATCAATACGGCGCGCGGACCGATCGTCGATGAATCGGCTCTGATCGACCTGCTGCGCGAGCGTCGCATCGCCGCGGCAGGTTTCGATGTGTACGAACATGAACCGCGCATTCCTCCCGAGTTGATCGCGCTCGAAAACGTCGTGCTGCTCCCGCACATCGGATCGGCCACCGTGACGACGCGCAACCGCATGGCGGAAATGGCGGCGGAAGACGTGATCGCCGTCCTGGGTGGCAAACCACCATTGCGGCCCGTTTGTTGA
- the lpxK gene encoding tetraacyldisaccharide 4'-kinase: MAKGFPRYLDIISGRAQGVLAEFARAALAGLSVPYRVAVSLRNGWYTYVPGTRRRAALPVISIGNLTAGGTGKTPVSAMVADLLLQRGRRVAVLLRGYKGRPIQFDNDQRGRAADQWRMESDEAEVLRRRCPAARVILNPDRVAAARQAVAERCDVAVLDDGFQHRRIRRELDIVLIDATNPFGHQRLLPRGLLREPIRALRRADLIILTRSDQADETSKALLQRTLRKASGGKPVVQAIHRIAGFLDIKSRPVQVEDPRAVQAVLFAGIANFQSFRQSVEELGVHVLAAYEYPDHHPYTADEISGLVEVASNLEANALITTEKDAVKLVGRWPDGGCPVLVVDLSIELLDDGHAVLAAALDRALTDS, encoded by the coding sequence ATGGCGAAGGGTTTCCCGCGATACCTGGACATCATCTCCGGCCGCGCGCAGGGCGTGCTTGCCGAGTTCGCCCGCGCCGCTCTCGCGGGGCTGTCCGTCCCCTACCGCGTCGCGGTCTCGCTGCGTAACGGGTGGTATACCTATGTTCCCGGTACGCGTCGCCGCGCGGCGCTGCCGGTGATTTCCATCGGCAATCTCACCGCGGGCGGCACCGGCAAGACACCCGTCTCCGCGATGGTCGCGGATTTGCTTCTCCAGCGCGGGCGGCGCGTCGCTGTCCTCCTGCGCGGTTACAAGGGGCGGCCGATTCAGTTTGACAACGATCAGCGCGGCCGCGCCGCCGATCAGTGGCGCATGGAAAGCGACGAAGCCGAAGTGCTTCGCCGCCGCTGCCCCGCAGCGCGCGTGATCCTCAATCCCGATCGCGTCGCCGCCGCGCGCCAGGCCGTCGCGGAACGGTGCGACGTCGCCGTGCTGGACGACGGCTTTCAGCATCGCCGCATTCGGCGAGAGTTGGACATCGTGCTGATTGATGCCACCAATCCGTTCGGCCACCAGCGCCTCTTGCCGCGTGGCCTGTTGCGCGAGCCGATCCGCGCCTTGCGCCGCGCCGACCTGATCATCCTCACGCGCAGCGACCAGGCCGACGAAACCAGCAAGGCCCTGCTTCAACGAACGCTGCGCAAGGCGTCCGGCGGCAAGCCCGTCGTGCAAGCCATTCACCGAATCGCCGGCTTCCTCGATATCAAGAGTCGACCGGTCCAAGTGGAGGACCCGCGCGCCGTGCAGGCCGTGCTCTTCGCCGGAATCGCCAACTTCCAGAGCTTTCGGCAATCCGTCGAAGAACTGGGCGTGCATGTCCTCGCGGCCTACGAGTATCCCGATCACCACCCCTACACGGCCGATGAGATAAGCGGCCTGGTCGAAGTCGCCAGCAACCTTGAAGCCAACGCCCTTATTACCACCGAGAAGGACGCAGTCAAACTGGTCGGCCGCTGGCCCGATGGCGGCTGTCCGGTGCTTGTGGTCGATCTTTCGATCGAACTGCTTGATGACGGGCATGCGGTGCTAGCCGCCGCGCTCGACCGAGCGCTGACAGATTCCTGA
- a CDS encoding M28 family peptidase, which translates to MLNSRRFARIALVLFLAIAVLPARASENAADKRRSDSAALFSEADYLRHVSTLADDSFEGRGTGQEGIDKAAEYIAARFEEWGVQPGGDDHTYFQNFTLKLKSQVAQGTRLAVGMNDRPTRRAATLHEDYIPFPFSSNGSFSGEVVFAGYGIVKDDAGYNDYAGIDVADKIVLVLRRGPKFGDFSVQDSAFRAKASRAAGRDAAALLVVNPADDEEGDKLFDFNAQGTARFGGRGYGIPMIHISRKLADRMLRAGGLGGLEAAQKRIEETQKPASAVLKGVTIRGRVEIEPIESPVRNIIGIVPGTGPQKDEYIVMGAHYDHLGIRNKGTSEFNPEKDISNGADDNASGTTLVMMLARAFASGKPPNRTMVFMLFTGEEMGLLGSAHYANNPTIDLTKVNAMLNFDMVGRLKDNKLEVGGMRTGGFEDLVHRLAEPYGFTIRDGGGGRGPSDHTSFYNKDIPVLFFFTGLHKQYHQPEDDTPLLNIEGAVRIARFGADIVDEIDARSERIVFTQDTSRARISRQDTPDDEPQVATASPADEPERLRLGIVPDMDNDQPGVVIAQVVDGSPAAAAGLKAGDRLMAIGEKRIAGVMDIAGALSAFKWGETARVRIVRDGERKSIDVKFPARAAVAARPAPDRARPDRERRREDARERGPGDADTATAPGSIERSLNELVGRMADLSGGDCTVNIKGQNVDITLTVAARHESDRRLVSQIGRSLDAAVRGDVRIGVSFNLSRGRGQEPSNPLRGPFRDRPGGRRGMQSTADAGEEDMTTRPRRDNRPERPQPPATPAPPRAAGGDPTQKAAKKDPHAHADDEVAAVPMPKVRLGILPTYGESEGRGYEITGVVDDGPAAKAGMKNNDRILKIGGKNVTDVYSYMEALAGYKPGDEVTVVVLRGDREITLTIKSAPQKSLDAD; encoded by the coding sequence ATGCTTAACTCTCGCCGCTTTGCACGTATCGCCCTGGTTCTGTTCTTGGCGATTGCTGTCCTGCCGGCTCGCGCATCGGAGAATGCCGCCGACAAACGCCGTTCCGACAGCGCCGCGCTCTTTTCCGAGGCAGATTACCTTCGCCACGTCAGCACACTCGCCGACGACTCCTTCGAAGGCCGCGGAACCGGGCAGGAGGGCATCGACAAGGCCGCGGAGTACATCGCCGCGCGCTTCGAGGAATGGGGCGTTCAGCCCGGCGGTGACGACCACACTTACTTCCAAAACTTCACGCTCAAACTCAAAAGTCAGGTGGCCCAGGGCACACGACTGGCGGTCGGCATGAATGATCGACCGACGCGCCGCGCCGCGACCCTCCACGAGGACTACATCCCGTTTCCGTTTTCATCCAACGGCAGCTTCAGCGGAGAAGTCGTTTTCGCGGGATACGGAATCGTCAAGGACGACGCGGGCTACAACGACTACGCGGGAATTGATGTCGCCGACAAAATCGTGCTCGTGCTGCGGCGCGGGCCGAAGTTCGGCGATTTCTCCGTGCAGGATTCCGCCTTCCGCGCGAAGGCCTCGCGCGCAGCCGGCCGCGACGCCGCGGCGCTGCTCGTGGTCAATCCCGCTGATGACGAAGAAGGTGACAAGCTGTTCGATTTCAACGCGCAGGGAACGGCGCGATTCGGCGGACGCGGCTACGGCATCCCCATGATTCACATCAGCCGCAAACTGGCCGACCGCATGCTGCGAGCCGGGGGCTTGGGCGGGCTGGAGGCCGCCCAGAAGCGAATCGAGGAAACACAGAAGCCGGCCTCGGCTGTGCTGAAGGGCGTGACGATTCGCGGGCGCGTCGAGATCGAACCGATCGAGTCCCCGGTGCGCAACATCATCGGCATCGTGCCCGGAACCGGTCCGCAGAAAGACGAATACATCGTCATGGGGGCGCACTACGACCATCTCGGCATTCGTAACAAGGGCACGTCGGAGTTCAACCCGGAAAAAGACATCAGCAACGGCGCCGACGACAACGCATCGGGCACGACGCTCGTGATGATGCTGGCCCGCGCCTTCGCCTCGGGCAAACCGCCGAATCGGACGATGGTCTTCATGCTTTTCACCGGTGAAGAGATGGGTCTGCTCGGCTCGGCGCACTACGCCAACAATCCCACCATCGACCTGACCAAAGTCAACGCCATGCTCAACTTCGACATGGTCGGCCGGCTCAAGGACAACAAGCTCGAAGTCGGCGGCATGCGCACCGGCGGGTTTGAAGACCTGGTCCACCGCCTCGCCGAACCCTACGGTTTTACGATTCGCGATGGCGGCGGCGGGCGCGGCCCGTCGGACCACACCAGCTTTTACAACAAGGACATCCCGGTGCTGTTCTTCTTCACCGGGCTGCACAAGCAATATCACCAGCCCGAGGACGATACGCCTCTGCTGAACATCGAGGGCGCCGTGCGAATCGCCCGCTTCGGCGCTGACATCGTTGACGAGATCGACGCGCGCTCCGAGCGCATCGTGTTCACGCAAGACACGAGCCGCGCTCGCATCTCGCGGCAGGATACGCCCGACGACGAGCCGCAGGTCGCCACGGCCTCTCCCGCTGACGAACCGGAGCGCCTGCGTCTGGGCATCGTGCCTGACATGGACAACGATCAACCCGGTGTTGTCATCGCCCAGGTTGTCGACGGCTCCCCCGCAGCCGCCGCGGGATTGAAGGCGGGCGATCGCCTGATGGCCATCGGCGAGAAGCGCATTGCCGGCGTGATGGACATTGCCGGCGCGCTAAGCGCCTTCAAGTGGGGCGAAACGGCGCGCGTGCGCATTGTGCGCGACGGTGAGCGGAAGTCGATTGACGTGAAGTTCCCCGCGCGAGCAGCCGTGGCCGCCCGACCGGCCCCGGATCGCGCGCGGCCTGACCGCGAACGCCGCCGAGAGGACGCTCGCGAGCGCGGCCCCGGCGACGCCGACACGGCCACCGCGCCCGGCTCCATCGAGCGGTCGCTCAACGAGCTGGTCGGCCGCATGGCGGATTTGAGCGGCGGCGATTGCACCGTGAACATCAAGGGCCAGAACGTGGACATCACGCTCACGGTCGCCGCAAGACATGAAAGCGACAGGCGTCTTGTATCACAGATCGGCCGCTCGCTGGACGCCGCGGTCCGCGGCGACGTGCGCATCGGCGTGTCGTTCAATCTTTCGCGCGGCCGCGGCCAGGAACCTTCCAATCCGCTCCGCGGCCCGTTCCGAGATCGACCCGGCGGACGGCGCGGCATGCAGTCCACCGCGGACGCCGGCGAGGAAGACATGACCACACGACCGCGACGCGACAACCGCCCTGAACGGCCCCAGCCACCGGCTACGCCTGCGCCGCCGCGCGCCGCGGGCGGCGATCCTACGCAAAAGGCCGCCAAGAAAGACCCGCACGCGCACGCCGACGATGAAGTCGCCGCCGTGCCCATGCCGAAGGTGCGCCTGGGCATCCTGCCGACCTACGGCGAATCCGAAGGCCGCGGTTACGAAATCACCGGCGTGGTGGACGACGGCCCGGCCGCGAAGGCAGGCATGAAGAACAACGATCGCATCCTGAAGATCGGGGGCAAAAACGTGACAGATGTCTATTCCTACATGGAGGCCCTCGCCGGCTACAAGCCCGGCGATGAAGTCACCGTCGTCGTCCTGCGCGGCGACCGGGAAATCACCCTGACGATCAAGAGCGCTCCGCAGAAGTCGCTCGACGCCGATTAA